The DNA window aaaaaaatcacaaatatttATCATTCATCTGCTGTGGGATCTGTTTTATAGCTCTAACACCTTAACCTGCCTTTGCTTCCGTCCCTTATGTAAGGTACGGTACAACCAAATCTAAATTCATCCTAAAAGCCTCAGCAGTGTCAGGATCCAGCTTGGACTGACGTCAGGgttagtaattttttaattgcttttcctAAATATTTAGTTAAGCTTTTTTATATAAGAAAAGCctaattctgtttcagaaaagcGAATCATGGAGAAATTGTCATAAAATCAGTTTGGAGGACGTAACTcaaatttttttgtctttgcataCGGAACAACACCATATTGCTTTTCCTTAGAAGACTACATTAATTGTATGTATTAAGCTAATTAATTGACAGAATTTAATGTCAAACCggacaaaaacaaaaaacactgcGTTTTAACAACGTGAAACATTCACTAATGCCAAGCATGCAAACTCCATGAACTAGTCCAATCCTTTTCAATATAGTacttaaatttatttcagtcatAGGGGTAGTAGAATAAATTTACGGTCATACTTAGATATTTTTCAGGATGAGGGCCACACTTAAAAATAGGCTAACAGAGTGGAAACTTGTCCAGATGAAACATTTCCATAACTGAACCCATGTGAATTTGAGGTAACcgatttaaatttttttttttttaaacagtaacgTTTTCACTAAAACacaacagcacagcacagcGTGGACTTCCCAGGGCAGGTTTCATGGGCTACCTCTGGAAAGGGGGaaatctgtgggttttttccctcctgcaacAGTCTTACCCTCAAAGAAACCatctttttaacttttctgaGGTTAAATCTGGAATATGAGCGCAGAGCTGTCTGCTGCATTCACAACTCCTCAGGCAATCCTTGTACTAAACCCATCCACTACCACAGCAAACAGGAACCACATCTCCAACAGCAGACGTGGCTTTGTGACCATTTTGTCTGACTTTTGGTGAAGCACAAGCCATGACATTGCCCTGCCTGAACTAGTCCAAATCTTTTAGGAAAATATCTTGATCTTTATTAGAGCTTTATTAGCATTTCTCAGTGATGGAGGATCCACTGCAAAAAgatgcttgaaaaaaaatctcagctagGAGGGCCTCTGGAGACGGTGGAAGTTTGCAACTAATTTAACTTTGATGCTAGAAGCCCCACTGCCTTGCAACATCTGTGTGCAGAGTCCAGTTTCCTATCTCTGGACTCAAAATAAAACTGAGCTAATATTTTGCTTCCTCTTCACTGACATGCTTCCTTAGCTGTGATGCTCTGGCAGGTACCAGAGCAGGAGACCTTGTTCGCTCATGTGCGGGGTGACCCCACTGTTAGGATGTGCTCTCTTCACTCCTCCTCGGGCTGAGCAAAGTGTCAGTGGTTAACTCTAATTTCCAGTTGTTTgtggcataaaaataaattttccctCTTGTCAAGGAAATGataaaaattacacaaaatCCAGAAATAGACTTTGGATCAGAGACTGTTAACCCCCAGAAGGGTTCAAGGACCATCTTAACATAGCATTAAATATGTACAGGATTTAATTGTCAGGGTTTAATTTAATAGGCAAAGGTGAGAAACTGGTTTGCAGCCACCTTAAGAGTGATCATACCTGTGCTGCCAAGCaagccagcacagccctgactTACAGGCAACGACACTTCTAAGGATTATTCTATAATGTATGGGCGTAGAGGTATCTAAATCCAGATGCTACATGTTTCTTTGAGCAGAAAGTTAATGTAACAAAGCCACGTTCAATCGTTTCAGCTGTGAGGTTTTGTCTTCCTCAGAGAAGCGCTGCGGAGGAGACAGAAGGAAAGGCCGGCAGCAGCGGCGAGGCGGCCGGCGGGAGGGTGCCAGGCgcagagggaaaagagagaCATTACAAAAATGAGCACTTGCCCAACGCAGGAACACAATCTGGGGAGACAAACAAAGGTGGAAGTGataaagggagggaggaggaggaggaggaagaagaaacagaggaggaagaggaagatgatgaagaggaggaggaggaggaagatgagacTGAGTTGGAAACAAAGGAGACGTACAGCAATGAGAACCATCACAGTGATCAGATAAGTAAGAAACCAGGTACAGAATCAGAAGTCACAGAAAAGccagatgaaaatgaaaagaaagtatCAAAATTAAACATCCCCAAAAAGTTAGCACTGGATACCAGTTTCATGAAGCTAAGCGCCAGGCCTTCAGGAAATCAAACCAATTTAGAAGACAGTTTGGAGAAAGTCCgaaaaaacaacccagacaTGAAAGAGCTCAACCTGAACAACATAGAAAACATCCCCAAAGAAATGCTGATAGACTTTGTCAATGCcatgaaaaagaataagaaCATTAAAACGTTCAGCTTGGCCAACGTGGGGGCTGATGACAACGTGGCGTTCGCGCTGGCTAACATGCTGCGGGAGAACAGGAGCATCACCACGTTGAACATCGATTCCAATTTCATCTCTGGCAAAGGGATCGTTGCTATCATGAGGTGCCTGCAGTACAACGAGACGCTGACGGAGCTCCGCTTTCACAACCAGCGGAGCATGCTGGGCCACCAGGCAGAAATGGAGATCGCCAGGCTGCTGAAAGCCAATGCCACCCTCCTTAAAATGGGGTACCACTTTGAACTGCCGGGGCCCAGGATGGTGGTGACCAACCTGCTCAGCAGAAACCTGGACAAGCAGAGGCAAAAAAGGCAagaggagcagaggcagcagcaaatGAAAGAGCAGAGGGAGTTGATAGCAATGCTGGAAAACGGACTTGGGTTGCCTCCCGGGATGTGGGAAATGCTGGGGGGACCGCTGCCCCAGCCGAGGATGCATGAACCCCCACCGGCCCCAAAACCACCCGTCCCCACAGCTGTGTCTCTGAGCACAAGGCAGGAGAGCGCGAGGCAGCCGGCCCCTGAGCCGCCGCACAGAGAGAAACCCGTCAGCTTCAGAGTGGTCAAGCTGAAGAAGATTCAGCGCAAACCTGCTGTGCCAGAGTACGTGGAACCCGCTGAGAAAACCAACCTCAAAGATGTCATCAAAACTCTTAAACCAGTTCCCAGAAGAAGGCCACCTCCCCTTGTCGAAATAACCCCACGAGATCAGCTACTAAACGACATTCGTCAGAGTAATGTTGCTTATCTTAAACCGGTAAGTGCTTAGTGGTGGCTGCGAGGGGAGGGCATCACATTCACCCAGCACGCTCTGGAGCTGTCGTTTGAAACATCGGCCATTTGGTGAGGTTTGCAAATGCACCCGCTCGCGCTGTGTTGTCATTTTTGCATCAGGCTGCCGTTCCTGGGATGCAGGTGGTTGTTTCCCCTGGCAGCACTCGGGTACGGCTTGCACAGAGAAATGCCAGCAAGCCCCGAGGCTGCAGCCTCGCACATCCCTGTCTGCAGCCGTACAggtgaaggaaaggaaattcgCTCGGGAGGTAAACAAACCCACAGAACCTCAATGTTAGCATACTAGTAATAGTGTATTAGTTATCCTAGGCAAATGCTATTATGTTTGCTTCAGGAGAGCAACAgttattatttttcacattagtCTGTCCTTGGTCCCCCATAAAACCCATGTTTCTTGTTCCAGCAGCCCAGTTTTTCTTTAGCTCTCACTTCATACAAGAAAGCACCATCATTTGGTCCATTTGATAAAGGGTCAGCTGAAACGCTGGCAGCAAAATAACTTGCCCAAGGTCACATAAGAAACTGCACAGAGGCAGGAATTGGGTTTCCAGTAATGCACTGGCCATGCTCCCCTGCCTCCGCCTGCCCCTGTGGCGGGTGCCCAGGCCCCCAGGCTGGCTGGGGTGAGTAACTGCACCCCTTCAGCACTGCCACAAACTCTCCAGCCAAGGCTGCAGGAAGCAAGAAGGGGCTGCGGTACAGTTGTGGTCCAGGACTGCCTTTGGTTGGCCtggtttaaatgaaattaaaagctttAGTGTGAGGGAGAAGTCCCAAACTGTGATAATGGCCTCTTAGTGATGCTCTTACTTGGGTACCAAATTCATGGGCCGCTTCTCAAAATGCTGGCCACCAGACTTAaccttttgctttcctgaaatgTTATATTTCTTTGCATTGTACCATTAGTCAAGAAATACTAAAAGCTGACTGGTCTATTTGTAGCTAGTGATGTTGCTGCATCTGGTTGTGTTGATAAGGCTAGAGGAAGAGGACAGAAAATcctttgcaattaaaaatggTCAAGTAGTATTTTGTaatgaatattttgtttaatattgACATTTTTATATGGTGGACCACATCTTGCTTTCATTTATATCTACACATAAATATTCCCTCAGTATTTTCCCTCAGTAATTCCAGAAAATAGTTTGTCCTGAAATTTTGGCAGGGGCAGGTCCTGCAGTGACCCTGGCCCAGGTTTAACATGAACGTTCTGCCCCCAAACCAAGTTTTGGGGCTGAGGTTTCTGCTGGCCAGGCCAACttggctgcagccagggctTCTCAGGGCATTTCTGGCCTTCCTAGGCCAGTCTAGGTTTTGCATTTCGATGCCATGACTGAGATGACAAGTCCTGCTCTTGTAAAGGTCATGACTTATCAGGACATGCCAAGATGGTGCTTGTGATGGCAGGTTGGTCCGTCAGTGCCGCGGGatctgctgcctcccctcctctcaGGAAGATGGAGGAGGATGGTACCGGTGCTCTGCCAGGCACAGCCCTCACTTTGCACAGCAATGATTAAGAAATCCAGGTACCAGGAAGCAAGAGGGATCCCCAGCCATTCCCCCGCAAATCCTCGCCATTTATAAATGAGGGcgtggggtttggggtggagGCAGCAATTCATGGTCCATCCTTAATGGGCCAGGTAACAATTGCTATCACAGCCCACAGAAAGGTGAGACAATGGACAcgtgtttgggttttggggtgtgtttGGTTCTCTCTGTCATTGGGCCAAAGGGCTTGGGTTTGGGGCATTAGGGTTTTATTCTCACCTGCCTGTGTGATCTTGGTAGCTCCTTATTTGCATCAAAATCCTCAGCTTCATctctaaaaatgttttctactgCTTGAGCCAAGCTGTGTGTTTGTCTGCTCCATGGTGGGACACATTCCTTTCCAATTGATTTCCTGGGCATTAAGAATCACAAACAGCAAGTCGGACTTACAAACAAAATTCCCAACCGGGTCTCCTTAGAGCACCCAGCTGTTGTATTTTTGATCTTTTTACAGTTTCTGAAGGGTTATATTAAACTAAGGTTTGAGAAAGAAGATCAAGAAATTTCCTCCTCCTAATGCATACTGTCCTTGTCCAGGTGCCATTGCCAAAGCAGCTGGAGTGAGAGACCAGACTGAcccaaagaaaacaacttggaaTAAAGACTATTCAAGTTTTGCTTACAACTGTTTCAGCAGATGTTTTCTGCAGAACCCAGGTGGTATATATGACTCGTTGGGAACAAAGCTTGCGATACACACTTTTCTGAGTGCGGTGAAAATGGCTGGCATGGGAAAAGTCAGTGCTAAGCGTTTCCATCAGGTATCAAACAGTCCCAGTGCCATCTGTCTGCCAAGCGGATTTGAGGCTCCAGTTTGTTGTGGGAGTATTTTCTCAGAGGCATCAATAACCTTGTCTTTCTAGTTTGTCAGCAAACTATTTTGCTTCCACGTTGTCCTTCTGCTGCCAGATTCTGCAGGAACATGCTGTGCTTTATCTTCTCTTTTCACACACAAGCTCCTTTATTATTCTCTTGTCCATGAGAAATGTATTTGGTTTCCATGTatacagtttcattttttaggctaaggaaacagaaatgaaataaagctCTCTCCGTAAGACGTGTGCAGCACTTCCATGGCTAACGAGCCGCTTGCAGAACGACTGCTCTGGTACATCAAATACCTTGGCTTGATGCTTTCAAGCTGAACATACTTTAGTTGGTCTTGTGCTTGATCAGCATGTAAAAGATGATGCCATACTCTGTTTTGAGAGCTGTAATCTTCATGGCCCACGATTCACCTCTGTCCAGGATGTAATCCCTAATTACAGCCACCTTGGAGCGCACTGAAATGCCATTCCAGGTCTCTCTCCACACCACTCTTAAGTGGCCGGAGGATGAGCCTTACCCCTCTCGTTGCCAGGGGTTTAAGAAACTCATCACTCCTCCCAGTATGGGGCATGAATAGCATCTCTCAACCCTAGCAGGGCTGGAGATGGTGGGTTTAAACCTGCATATATACAACTTAGTTTTTCCTTAATGtgtttgtgaatttttttctcctccccattTTTAATcatgttagattttttttcttttttttttcccctgctttttttgTAAAGCAGGTTCACGGTAGTCACACTTGTGGAACACACCCACAAGAGACCAGTTGCCTTTTTtgacatgggttttttttttttttaagccttttaaTGCTATAAGGCAtagggaaagaaagaacaaagccTTTCCCTTTGCTCATATGCAGCTCCCTTGCCTTCCTGTAGTGGATACGCTTGCTAAAAAGGCACAGCTTTGCAGTTTCTGGCTGGATTTCCTTCAGGTGAGTTTctccttgctcctgcctgtAACTCTTAGCAGCCTTCTCCAGCAGCTAAATCCCAGTCCCACTTTGCTTCCCCTTCCTACACTTACTATGATAGGCCTGTAGTATCAGCAATGTCCAGGACTTCTTTGAGGCCAAGGTAGCCTCCGCTACCATTAGTTCAAGTTTTCATTTATCCGTGTCCTTTTTGTATCGATCACCCGGTCTCTTT is part of the Phalacrocorax carbo chromosome 6, bPhaCar2.1, whole genome shotgun sequence genome and encodes:
- the LMOD3 gene encoding leiomodin-3, translating into MSELRQNSDDEVCPEDIDEDEILANLSPEELKELQCEMEVMAPDPEVPTGMIQRDQTEKPPTGSFDHRSLVDYLYWQKASRRMLEDERVPVTLLPSERSAAEETEGKAGSSGEAAGGRVPGAEGKERHYKNEHLPNAGTQSGETNKGGSDKGREEEEEEEETEEEEEDDEEEEEEEDETELETKETYSNENHHSDQISKKPGTESEVTEKPDENEKKVSKLNIPKKLALDTSFMKLSARPSGNQTNLEDSLEKVRKNNPDMKELNLNNIENIPKEMLIDFVNAMKKNKNIKTFSLANVGADDNVAFALANMLRENRSITTLNIDSNFISGKGIVAIMRCLQYNETLTELRFHNQRSMLGHQAEMEIARLLKANATLLKMGYHFELPGPRMVVTNLLSRNLDKQRQKRQEEQRQQQMKEQRELIAMLENGLGLPPGMWEMLGGPLPQPRMHEPPPAPKPPVPTAVSLSTRQESARQPAPEPPHREKPVSFRVVKLKKIQRKPAVPEYVEPAEKTNLKDVIKTLKPVPRRRPPPLVEITPRDQLLNDIRQSNVAYLKPVPLPKQLE